The proteins below are encoded in one region of Holophagaceae bacterium:
- a CDS encoding dual specificity protein phosphatase family protein produces the protein MISRSFHWVLPGQLAGASQPGLLQAIELDLDYLRQQGVRHLVSMTEEPLALPLEAEDFTGLHFPVPDMGIPQPRKAAEVCAWIADRLDSGQPVLVHCRAGMGRTGLLLACFLVWRGEAAGRAVVRVRSLNNGYIQTKAQEDFISSFQEFIAIKRLPFGDS, from the coding sequence ATGATCTCCAGGAGCTTCCATTGGGTATTGCCCGGCCAGCTCGCCGGGGCTTCGCAACCAGGCCTCCTTCAAGCCATCGAGCTCGACCTGGATTACCTCCGGCAGCAGGGAGTCCGCCACCTTGTCTCCATGACCGAAGAACCCCTCGCCCTCCCTCTGGAAGCCGAAGATTTCACCGGACTCCATTTTCCCGTTCCGGATATGGGCATCCCCCAGCCCAGGAAGGCCGCCGAAGTCTGCGCGTGGATCGCCGACCGGCTCGACTCGGGACAGCCTGTCCTGGTCCACTGCCGCGCCGGCATGGGCCGCACGGGCCTTCTGTTGGCGTGCTTCCTCGTATGGCGAGGAGAGGCTGCGGGCCGGGCGGTCGTGCGCGTCCGGAGCCTGAACAACGGCTATATCCAGACAAAGGCGCAGGAGGACTTCATCTCCTCCTTCCAAGAATTCATCGCCATCAAACGCTTGCCCTTCGGAGACAGCTGA
- a CDS encoding ABC transporter ATP-binding protein, with amino-acid sequence MDLLRVEHLSLHRAERWHLRGISFGVQPGEAWGIVGESGAGKTTLMNLILGLLEPTAGRVLLSGEAWSGIPEKARRPCRPRIQALFQDPLASLPPHMTGFEILEEPLAIHRRGDPKARRQAAEKMAAKVRFPGSALDQKPGQWSGGLAQRLALARALMLSPALLVLDEPLSALDPTLAGHMLELLLELKAEGVAMLFVSHDLPAVRRLCDQVLVLYGGEMMVRGPSQPLLSELRHPYLRGLWEAVPDLEASSHPRRWGVERVRDLEPGGCLLMDRCPQASDQCKTAPGLDADERCHHPWPGRQA; translated from the coding sequence GTGGATCTTTTAAGGGTCGAACACCTTTCACTGCACCGAGCTGAGCGCTGGCACCTGCGGGGAATCTCATTCGGTGTCCAGCCCGGCGAAGCCTGGGGCATCGTGGGCGAGAGCGGCGCGGGCAAGACCACGCTGATGAATCTGATCCTCGGCTTGCTGGAGCCGACGGCCGGCCGCGTGCTGCTTTCGGGCGAAGCCTGGTCGGGCATTCCCGAGAAGGCCCGCCGGCCCTGCAGGCCCCGCATCCAGGCGCTGTTCCAGGATCCTCTGGCCAGCCTTCCGCCCCACATGACCGGCTTTGAAATCCTGGAAGAACCGCTGGCCATCCACCGGCGGGGAGATCCCAAGGCCCGGCGCCAGGCGGCGGAAAAAATGGCCGCGAAGGTGCGGTTCCCCGGAAGCGCGCTGGACCAGAAACCAGGCCAATGGTCCGGCGGGCTGGCCCAGCGGCTGGCCTTGGCGCGGGCGCTGATGCTCTCGCCAGCCCTCCTGGTGCTGGACGAGCCGCTGTCGGCGCTGGACCCGACCCTGGCCGGCCACATGCTGGAGCTGCTGCTGGAACTCAAGGCCGAAGGCGTGGCGATGCTGTTCGTCAGCCACGATCTGCCCGCGGTGCGCCGTCTGTGCGACCAGGTCCTGGTGCTGTACGGCGGCGAAATGATGGTCAGGGGACCTTCGCAGCCGCTGCTTTCAGAACTCCGCCATCCCTACCTGCGCGGCCTCTGGGAAGCGGTCCCCGATCTGGAGGCCTCCTCCCATCCGCGGCGATGGGGTGTGGAGCGGGTGCGGGATCTGGAACCCGGCGGCTGCCTGCTGATGGACCGCTGCCCGCAAGCCTCGGACCAATGCAAAACCGCGCCCGGGCTCGATGCGGACGAGCGTTGCCACCATCCCTGGCCAGGCCGCCAGGCATGA
- a CDS encoding group 1 truncated hemoglobin yields MDPDAQPRRRIEDGSADPGFYAEIGGDATLRRVLDAFYDRVFVDRVLAPFFADHDKATLKGKQFGFLRMRFTGERGQYMGQRPRNAHHWMVISDEEFDRRQKIMDETLQAEGLSAVQIKKWLGTEEVFRRQIVKDRPWPLFYHGFETYWVDGRREGGVSLDRDPPISHQGRLLSTNGQTLSVARHPLYGKPIGSELHPGRNGWRMMKGWAARE; encoded by the coding sequence ATGGATCCAGACGCGCAGCCCCGCCGGAGGATCGAAGACGGATCCGCCGACCCTGGCTTCTATGCGGAAATTGGCGGCGACGCGACGCTTCGGCGCGTCCTCGACGCCTTCTACGACCGCGTCTTTGTCGACCGGGTCCTGGCTCCGTTCTTCGCGGACCACGACAAAGCCACGCTCAAGGGCAAGCAGTTCGGATTCCTGCGCATGCGGTTCACCGGAGAGCGCGGCCAATACATGGGGCAGCGACCCCGCAATGCCCACCACTGGATGGTCATTTCGGACGAGGAGTTCGACCGCCGCCAAAAAATCATGGATGAGACCCTGCAAGCCGAAGGCCTATCGGCCGTCCAGATCAAAAAATGGCTCGGCACGGAGGAGGTATTCCGGCGGCAGATCGTGAAGGACCGTCCTTGGCCCCTTTTCTACCATGGCTTCGAGACCTACTGGGTGGATGGAAGGCGGGAAGGAGGCGTTTCCCTTGATCGAGACCCACCGATTTCTCACCAGGGCCGCTTGCTGTCAACGAACGGCCAAACGTTGTCCGTTGCACGACATCCCCTGTACGGAAAACCGATTGGATCGGAGCTTCACCCCGGTCGCAACGGTTGGCGGATGATGAAAGGCTGGGCAGCTCGCGAATGA
- a CDS encoding peptidyl-prolyl cis-trans isomerase, with amino-acid sequence MLRNFRKAFQGNQTPTAILMMLTLVGMVAYLAPSGNPEARDNVVARAYGREILKGDWDLNTLYIQRGMGEKARTDEGLAYAQSTALKMLIDKAIKEEQAERHHVVVTDQEVREDLISTLKRYEFFKNPDGTLRPLPEIDRILQASQTSLKEFEKQSKERLIQQKLNSQLSHEMPVDEAWINLEHRARNEKISIEAVSLQPDPAAVADPGDAKLESYLQESGPRFQQGPRRLIQFVSVDMASFGNTLNPDEAALKAAYESKKAEYSELKASHILFKAKTDEEFAAATEKAQKLREELAKGADFSKKAETLSEDPSAKDANGNKGNKGDLGWFKSGQMVKSFEDAAVALKEGEFSQPVRTNFGIHIIRLDGRRTKSFEDVKETLRSELAQERFSNRAKEKLAQLRKRTGERGDLNAAARALDLQVKTSKPFLNEPSAQIEGIAFAGMMVNEVFRLKVGDISKVQSAGGAFVVFKVLSELPSSVPPLKEIRAKVLDSWKSGEAKRLLLETAAAQLKGGDLKALGEVKSSPDTTVRAYPEAASIGIRKELLATAAGQISAPVWGNDGKLWIGKVTARTPAPEMNFAQRRALLDELQKQLVAKQLDHEVQFLETEGRLRPGFSSLWGRVNGIWINPKATPAEQSDLGE; translated from the coding sequence ATGCTCCGCAATTTCCGAAAAGCCTTCCAAGGCAACCAGACGCCCACCGCGATTTTGATGATGCTCACCTTGGTGGGCATGGTGGCCTACCTCGCACCGAGCGGCAATCCCGAGGCCCGGGACAACGTGGTGGCGCGGGCCTACGGCCGGGAGATCCTGAAAGGCGATTGGGACCTCAATACCCTCTACATCCAGCGCGGCATGGGGGAAAAGGCCCGGACGGACGAGGGGCTGGCCTACGCGCAGAGCACGGCCCTCAAGATGCTCATCGACAAGGCCATCAAGGAGGAACAGGCGGAGCGCCATCACGTGGTGGTGACGGACCAGGAAGTCCGCGAGGACCTCATCTCCACGCTCAAGCGCTATGAGTTCTTCAAGAATCCCGACGGCACGCTGCGCCCGCTGCCGGAAATCGACCGCATCCTCCAGGCCAGCCAGACTTCCCTCAAGGAGTTCGAAAAACAGTCCAAGGAGCGGTTAATCCAGCAAAAACTGAACTCCCAGTTGAGCCACGAGATGCCGGTGGATGAAGCCTGGATCAATCTGGAACACCGGGCCCGGAACGAAAAAATCAGCATCGAGGCCGTGAGCCTCCAGCCGGATCCAGCTGCGGTGGCGGATCCGGGCGATGCGAAGCTGGAAAGCTACCTCCAGGAATCCGGACCGCGGTTCCAGCAGGGGCCCCGCCGCCTGATCCAGTTCGTCTCCGTGGACATGGCTTCCTTCGGCAACACCTTGAATCCCGATGAGGCGGCGCTGAAGGCCGCCTATGAATCCAAGAAGGCCGAGTACTCCGAGCTGAAGGCCAGCCACATCCTGTTCAAGGCGAAGACGGACGAGGAATTCGCCGCGGCCACCGAGAAGGCCCAGAAGCTCCGCGAGGAGCTTGCCAAGGGCGCGGATTTCTCGAAGAAGGCCGAAACCCTGAGCGAAGATCCTTCCGCCAAGGACGCCAACGGCAATAAAGGCAACAAGGGCGACCTGGGCTGGTTCAAGTCCGGGCAGATGGTGAAGTCCTTCGAAGACGCCGCCGTGGCGCTGAAGGAAGGCGAATTCAGCCAGCCCGTGCGCACGAATTTCGGCATCCACATCATCCGGCTGGATGGGCGGCGCACCAAGTCCTTCGAGGATGTGAAGGAAACCCTGCGCAGCGAACTCGCGCAGGAGCGGTTCTCAAACCGGGCCAAGGAAAAGCTGGCCCAGTTGCGCAAGCGCACCGGCGAGCGCGGGGACCTGAACGCCGCGGCCCGGGCCCTGGACCTGCAGGTGAAGACCAGCAAACCCTTCCTGAACGAGCCGTCCGCGCAGATCGAGGGCATCGCCTTCGCCGGCATGATGGTGAACGAGGTCTTCAGGCTCAAGGTGGGCGACATTTCCAAGGTGCAGAGCGCGGGCGGCGCTTTCGTGGTCTTCAAGGTGCTCTCGGAACTGCCCAGCTCGGTGCCGCCCCTCAAGGAAATCCGCGCGAAGGTGCTGGATTCCTGGAAATCGGGGGAAGCCAAACGGCTGCTCCTGGAAACCGCCGCCGCGCAGCTCAAGGGTGGGGACCTGAAAGCCCTGGGCGAGGTGAAATCCAGTCCGGACACGACCGTGAGGGCCTACCCGGAAGCCGCGTCCATCGGCATCCGCAAAGAGCTGCTCGCCACGGCCGCCGGCCAGATCAGCGCGCCGGTGTGGGGCAACGACGGCAAGCTCTGGATCGGGAAGGTCACCGCCCGCACCCCGGCTCCGGAAATGAATTTCGCGCAGCGCCGAGCCCTCCTGGACGAACTGCAAAAACAGCTGGTCGCCAAGCAGCTCGACCACGAGGTCCAGTTCCTGGAAACCGAAGGCAGGCTGCGGCCAGGTTTCAGCTCCCTGTGGGGCCGCGTCAACGGCATCTGGATCAATCCCAAGGCGACGCCCGCGGAACAATCAGATCTCGGGGAGTGA
- a CDS encoding diguanylate cyclase has protein sequence MMVTDANCVILQINQAFTESTGYSAEEAVGQTPRLLKSGHHDEAFYREMWQTINRTGGWRGEIWDRRKNGESYPKWLVISAVRGDDGAVTHYVGTHFDITERKKAEGRIQELAYFDQLTGLPNRTLLLDRLNQAMTASGRSGCHCALLFIDLDDFKTLNDTLGHYMGDLLLKEVAKRLKKCVREGDTVARLGGDEFVVVLSNLDATELNAAADTEAVALKILSALSQSYGIGNVTYRSTASIGATLFIGSLVSIEDLMKETDLCMYKAKAAGRNTFRFFDPAMEVAVKTRAALEEDLELTESLLVHDVDEIAEKMFVLKANGVRFSIDDFGTGYSSLSYLKRLPVDQLKIDRSFVRDILDDPNDAAIARTVVTLAGSLGMSVIAEGVETAEQRDFLAGCGCPAYQGYFFSPPLPIDAFEEFARSFFGQRRSPCKAVRVFRARPLSRSLSGLSVRYELTRKALVSS, from the coding sequence ATGATGGTGACGGATGCCAACTGTGTGATCCTGCAGATCAATCAAGCCTTCACCGAAAGCACCGGCTATTCGGCCGAAGAAGCGGTCGGCCAGACTCCGCGGCTGCTCAAATCCGGCCATCACGATGAAGCGTTCTACCGCGAAATGTGGCAGACCATCAACCGCACTGGGGGGTGGCGGGGAGAAATCTGGGACCGCCGCAAGAACGGCGAATCGTATCCCAAATGGCTCGTGATCTCGGCCGTAAGGGGCGACGATGGGGCTGTCACCCATTATGTCGGCACGCACTTCGACATCACCGAGCGGAAGAAAGCAGAAGGAAGGATCCAGGAGCTGGCCTATTTCGACCAGCTCACCGGGCTGCCCAACCGGACGCTCCTGCTGGACCGCTTGAACCAGGCCATGACGGCCAGCGGACGAAGCGGCTGCCATTGCGCCCTCCTGTTCATCGATCTGGATGATTTCAAAACACTCAATGACACGCTCGGCCATTACATGGGCGATCTGCTGCTGAAAGAGGTCGCGAAGCGCCTGAAAAAGTGCGTGCGCGAGGGCGATACCGTGGCTCGGCTGGGCGGCGACGAATTCGTGGTGGTGCTTTCGAACCTGGATGCCACCGAGCTTAATGCCGCCGCCGATACCGAGGCGGTCGCTTTGAAGATCCTCTCGGCACTCAGCCAGAGCTACGGAATCGGCAATGTCACCTACCGCAGCACGGCAAGCATCGGCGCAACCCTCTTCATTGGTTCCCTGGTTTCGATCGAGGACCTGATGAAGGAAACCGATCTTTGCATGTACAAAGCCAAGGCAGCGGGCCGCAATACGTTTCGTTTCTTCGATCCGGCCATGGAGGTGGCCGTGAAGACCCGGGCAGCCCTGGAGGAAGATCTGGAGCTGACTGAAAGCCTACTTGTGCATGATGTAGACGAAATCGCCGAAAAAATGTTCGTATTGAAGGCAAATGGCGTCAGGTTTTCGATTGATGATTTCGGCACTGGCTATTCTTCGCTGTCGTACCTGAAACGCCTCCCTGTGGATCAACTGAAGATAGACCGGTCGTTCGTGCGCGATATCCTTGACGACCCAAACGATGCGGCAATTGCCAGAACCGTTGTGACACTGGCCGGGAGCCTAGGAATGAGCGTGATCGCGGAAGGCGTTGAAACAGCGGAGCAACGAGACTTCCTGGCCGGTTGCGGGTGCCCGGCCTATCAGGGCTATTTCTTCAGCCCGCCACTTCCAATAGATGCCTTCGAAGAGTTTGCTCGAAGTTTTTTCGGTCAGAGGAGAAGCCCTTGCAAGGCGGTTAGGGTCTTCCGGGCGAGGCCGCTAAGCCGTTCGCTGTCCGGTCTAAGCGTCCGTTACGAACTCACCAGAAAAGCGCTGGTTAGTTCGTAA